A part of Streptomyces sp. NBC_01210 genomic DNA contains:
- a CDS encoding 5-formyltetrahydrofolate cyclo-ligase, which produces MSGDLSGKSAVRRELLDARGLLSTEDVQEAAAVLARQALGLPELTEAGTVAAYVSVGREPGTRALLDALRERGVRVLLPVLKADNDLDWGVYRGPEHLVRAGRGLLEPDGERLGVDAVLEADAVLLPGLAVDARGMRLGRGGGSYDRVLSRLAAAGADPALVVLLYANEVLVRVPEEPHDHPVHAVVTPTAVRRFTE; this is translated from the coding sequence ATGAGCGGCGACTTGTCCGGAAAGAGTGCGGTACGACGTGAACTCCTCGATGCCCGGGGCCTTCTGTCCACTGAGGACGTCCAAGAGGCCGCCGCGGTTCTCGCGCGACAGGCCCTGGGTCTCCCGGAATTGACCGAAGCGGGCACGGTCGCCGCATATGTCTCGGTGGGGCGCGAGCCCGGCACGCGCGCGCTGCTCGACGCGCTGCGCGAGCGGGGCGTACGCGTCCTGCTGCCGGTCCTGAAGGCGGACAACGACCTGGACTGGGGCGTTTACAGGGGCCCGGAGCATCTGGTGCGCGCGGGCCGCGGGCTGCTGGAGCCGGACGGCGAGCGGCTGGGCGTGGACGCCGTACTCGAAGCGGATGCCGTGCTCCTTCCGGGACTCGCGGTGGACGCGCGCGGTATGCGACTCGGCCGCGGAGGCGGTTCGTACGACCGAGTCCTCTCCCGTCTCGCAGCCGCCGGCGCCGACCCCGCGCTGGTGGTTCTGCTGTACGCGAACGAGGTGCTCGTGCGGGTCCCGGAGGAACCGCACGACCACCCCGTGCACGCGGTGGTGACACCCACGGCCGTCAGGCGCTTTACGGAGTGA
- a CDS encoding penicillin acylase family protein, protein MPANTTASSPKKKKGRRARLLVIVLVLALVAGVGYGTYWSISTVRASFPQTTGTVKLDGLSGPVEVRRDNYGIPQIYADSDQDLFRAQGFVQAQDRFWEMDVRRHMTAGRLSEMFGSGQVETDAFLRTLGWRQVAQKEYDTLLTPATKKYLQAYADGVNAYLKGREGKDLSVEYAALAFSNDYKPEKWTPVDSVAWLKAMAWDLRGNMQDEIDRSLLTSRLSEKQIKDLYPAYPYDRNKPIVDRGGIDPAAGKFDPAAKPSDGSNGGSGGGNSAAGAAEGLNSQLSALSKTLDTIPALLGPSGSGIGSNSWVVSSRYTTTNKPMLANDPHLAPSLPSLWYQMGLHCRTVSATCQYDTAGYTFSGLPGVIIGHNQDIAWGFTNLGADVTDLYLEKLTGDRYQVGNEQKALTTRKEVIKVAGGSAKTITVRSTGHGPLVSDRSGELEKVGQKAPVPNAAPAADRGAGYAVALQWTALQPGKSMDAVFELNRAKDFNSFRAAAKNFEVPSQNLVYADVKGHIGYQAPGKIPVRAEGDGTKPVPGWDPRYKWKRYIPFDELPYEYDPERGYIVTANQSVIDAKKYPYLLTKDYAYGARSQRINDLIESKIQGGGKISTEDMRTMQMDNSSEIAKLLTPYLLKIDVSDSYVREAQKLLEGWDYTQEPDSGAAAYFNGVWRNVLKLAFGNKLPKELRVEGECLNVRPADSSAPDDQLSERVRECGQRDAESAQPDGGDRWFEVVRRILKDENNQWWHSPASRTDAATTTRDQLLARAMEDARWELTAELGKDATSWSWGRLHQLTLKNQTLGTEGPGFLQFVLNRGPWNLGGGEAAVNATGWNAAGGYGVIWVPSMRMVVNVGDWDKSRWISLTGASGHAYSAHYTDQTDKWANGELLDWAYGEAAVKAKTVDNLKLTP, encoded by the coding sequence ACAGCGACCAGGACCTGTTCCGCGCCCAGGGCTTCGTCCAGGCGCAGGACCGCTTCTGGGAGATGGACGTCCGCCGTCATATGACGGCCGGCCGGCTCTCCGAGATGTTCGGCTCGGGACAGGTCGAGACGGACGCCTTCTTGCGCACTCTCGGCTGGCGACAGGTGGCGCAGAAGGAGTACGACACCCTCCTCACGCCCGCGACCAAGAAGTACCTCCAGGCCTACGCGGACGGCGTCAACGCCTACCTCAAGGGCCGCGAGGGCAAGGACCTTTCGGTCGAGTACGCCGCCCTCGCCTTCAGCAATGACTACAAGCCCGAGAAGTGGACGCCCGTCGACTCGGTGGCCTGGCTCAAGGCGATGGCCTGGGACCTGCGCGGCAATATGCAGGACGAGATCGACCGCTCGCTGCTGACGAGCAGGCTCAGCGAGAAGCAGATCAAGGACCTGTATCCGGCCTATCCGTACGACCGGAACAAGCCGATTGTCGACAGGGGCGGTATAGACCCCGCGGCCGGGAAGTTCGACCCGGCGGCCAAGCCGTCCGACGGGTCCAACGGCGGCAGCGGCGGCGGGAACAGCGCGGCGGGCGCAGCCGAGGGCCTCAACTCCCAGCTCTCCGCGCTCTCCAAGACCCTCGACACGATCCCCGCCCTGCTGGGCCCCAGCGGCAGCGGTATCGGCTCCAACTCCTGGGTCGTCTCCAGCAGGTACACGACGACCAACAAGCCGATGCTGGCCAACGACCCGCATCTCGCGCCGTCGCTGCCCTCCCTCTGGTACCAGATGGGCCTGCACTGCCGGACTGTCTCGGCCACCTGCCAGTACGACACCGCCGGCTACACCTTCTCCGGTCTCCCCGGCGTGATCATCGGTCACAACCAGGACATCGCCTGGGGCTTCACCAATCTCGGTGCCGACGTCACCGACCTCTACCTCGAGAAGCTCACCGGCGACCGCTACCAGGTGGGCAACGAGCAGAAGGCGCTGACGACCCGCAAGGAGGTCATCAAGGTCGCGGGCGGCTCCGCCAAGACGATCACGGTGCGCTCCACCGGCCACGGCCCGCTGGTCTCCGACCGCAGCGGCGAGCTGGAGAAGGTCGGCCAGAAGGCCCCCGTCCCGAATGCCGCCCCCGCCGCTGACCGTGGCGCCGGATACGCGGTCGCGCTCCAGTGGACCGCGCTGCAGCCCGGCAAATCCATGGACGCGGTCTTCGAGCTCAACCGCGCCAAGGACTTCAACTCCTTCCGCGCGGCCGCCAAGAACTTCGAGGTCCCTTCGCAGAACCTCGTCTACGCCGACGTCAAGGGCCATATCGGCTACCAGGCTCCCGGCAAGATCCCGGTCCGCGCCGAGGGCGACGGCACGAAGCCCGTTCCCGGCTGGGACCCCCGGTACAAGTGGAAGCGCTACATCCCCTTCGATGAGCTGCCGTACGAGTACGACCCCGAGCGCGGCTACATCGTCACCGCCAACCAGTCGGTGATCGATGCGAAGAAGTACCCGTACCTGCTGACCAAGGACTACGCCTACGGCGCCCGCAGTCAGCGGATCAACGACCTCATCGAGTCGAAGATCCAGGGCGGCGGGAAGATCTCCACCGAAGACATGCGCACCATGCAGATGGACAACAGCAGCGAGATCGCCAAGCTGCTGACGCCGTATCTGCTCAAGATCGATGTCTCGGACAGCTACGTCCGCGAGGCGCAGAAGCTGCTGGAGGGCTGGGACTACACCCAGGAGCCGGACTCCGGCGCGGCCGCGTACTTCAACGGGGTCTGGCGCAATGTCCTCAAGCTCGCCTTCGGCAACAAGCTGCCCAAGGAGCTGCGGGTCGAGGGCGAGTGCCTCAACGTCCGCCCGGCCGACAGCTCCGCCCCGGACGACCAGCTCAGCGAGCGGGTGCGGGAGTGCGGCCAGCGCGACGCGGAGTCGGCGCAGCCGGACGGCGGCGACCGCTGGTTCGAGGTCGTGCGGAGGATCCTCAAGGACGAGAACAACCAGTGGTGGCATTCCCCGGCCAGCCGTACGGACGCGGCCACCACCACGCGGGACCAGCTGCTCGCCAGGGCCATGGAGGACGCCCGCTGGGAGCTGACGGCCGAGCTCGGCAAGGACGCCACCAGCTGGAGCTGGGGCAGGCTGCACCAACTGACGCTGAAGAACCAGACCCTCGGTACCGAGGGTCCCGGCTTCCTGCAGTTCGTCCTCAACCGCGGCCCGTGGAACCTGGGCGGCGGCGAGGCGGCGGTCAACGCCACCGGCTGGAACGCGGCGGGCGGCTACGGCGTCATCTGGGTGCCGTCGATGCGGATGGTCGTCAACGTCGGCGACTGGGACAAGTCCCGCTGGATCAGTCTGACCGGTGCGTCGGGGCACGCGTACAGCGCGCACTACACCGACCAGACGGACAAGTGGGCCAACGGTGAGCTGCTCGACTGGGCCTACGGCGAAGCGGCCGTGAAGGCGAAGACCGTCGACAACCTCAAGCTCACTCCGTAA